One stretch of Schlesneria sp. DSM 10557 DNA includes these proteins:
- a CDS encoding GntR family transcriptional regulator, translating to MYIADFIKSDLEARLKSGRVQPAQLTIDALAEHYDVSHTPIRSAIAELISEGLLEKGSNRRLIASVNCPPQQGELPPAEPPEPLRDPYETISNDLVKASLEGDSIYLREEVTAEKYDVSRSVIRNIFHRLAGEGMLDHIPRRGWRLRAFRQDDLKAFVEVRESLELKALTLAFPRLDSQELQRILDANVYPANPSSLPLIDESLHNYLIKLSGNVYIKDFFVRQGRYYELLFHWEDHDLDAAIETVRQHREILTFLLNRDEQSARRSLSYHILNNHPILTQISGKANEQDDR from the coding sequence ATGTATATCGCCGACTTCATCAAAAGTGATCTTGAAGCCCGCCTGAAATCGGGCAGGGTTCAGCCTGCGCAGTTGACAATCGACGCGCTGGCGGAACACTACGATGTCAGCCACACACCGATTCGATCTGCTATTGCCGAGTTAATCAGTGAGGGGTTGCTTGAAAAAGGCTCAAACCGTCGACTGATTGCCAGTGTGAACTGCCCGCCGCAACAAGGGGAATTGCCTCCTGCGGAACCACCTGAACCTCTTCGCGACCCGTACGAAACCATTTCAAACGACCTCGTTAAGGCGAGCCTGGAAGGAGATTCGATTTACCTGCGGGAAGAAGTGACTGCCGAAAAGTACGACGTCAGTCGTTCCGTGATACGGAACATTTTCCACCGATTGGCGGGGGAGGGGATGCTCGATCACATTCCCCGACGGGGATGGCGACTGCGGGCATTTCGCCAGGACGACTTGAAGGCATTCGTTGAAGTTCGCGAATCGCTCGAACTCAAGGCACTCACGCTCGCGTTTCCCAGACTGGACTCACAAGAATTACAGCGAATACTGGACGCAAACGTTTATCCGGCCAATCCGTCCAGTTTGCCTCTGATTGATGAATCACTGCACAACTATCTGATCAAATTGTCGGGTAATGTCTACATTAAAGATTTCTTCGTTCGCCAGGGCCGCTACTACGAACTGCTCTTCCACTGGGAAGACCACGACCTCGATGCCGCGATCGAAACAGTCCGTCAACATCGAGAAATTTTGACGTTTCTTCTCAATCGAGATGAGCAGAGTGCTCGGCGATCCCTTAGCTATCATATTCTCAATAATCACCCGATCCTGACGCAGATTTCGGGGAAGGCAAACGAGCAAGACGATAGATAA